A region from the Vulpes lagopus strain Blue_001 chromosome 5, ASM1834538v1, whole genome shotgun sequence genome encodes:
- the NCAPH2 gene encoding condensin-2 complex subunit H2 isoform X5, with the protein MEDVEARFAHLLQPIRDLTKNWEVDVAAQLGEYLEELDQICISFDEGKTTMNFMEAALLIQGSACVYSKKVEYLYSLVYQALDFISGKKRAKQLSSVREHGADGDTSSMAPQEGEDQFLSLDDLPDARTNVDLRSDLAPREILIIPLLPMALVAPDEVEKNVSPLYSCQGEVLASRKDFRMNTCTPHPRGAFMLELMGIPPTETLLPRNQEEAKRAEEQPMEVSVCGPIPVLSVSPEPGTSPEDLLPAGGGEDEDEEGAAELPEAMAPEVSQEPQEPRSPQQSAAQPSGWVLQERQEPASLKEIPDPWQSLDPFDSLDSKPFKKGRPYSVPPRVEEVPGQKRKRKGATKLQDFHQWYLAAYADHADSRRPRRKGPSFADMEVLYWKHVREQLETLRRLQKREMGEQWLPRPDEGLWPGDDDNLEDSLEDLRTADDFLEPEEYAEPPEAQPGATADLAEAMSASLSYEELVRRNVELFIATSQKFVQETELSQRIREWEDTIQPLLQEQEQHVPFDIHTYGDQVVSRFSQLNQWCPFAELVAGQPAFEVCRSMLASLQLANDYTVEITQQPGLEAAVDTMSLRLLTHQRAHKRFQTYTAPSMAQP; encoded by the exons ATGGAGGACGTGGAGGCGCGCTTCGCCCACCTGCTGCAGCCCATCCGCGACCTCACCAAGAACTGGGAGGTGGACGTGGCGGCCCAGCTGGGCGAGTATCTGGAGGAG CTGGACCAGATCTGCATTTCCTTTGATGAAGGGAAAACAACAATGAACTTCATGGAGGCAGCGCTGTTGATCCAGGGTTCTGCTTGTGTCTACAGTAAGAAG GTGGAGTACCTCTACTCGCTGGTCTACCAGGCTCTGGATTTCATCTCCGGCAAGAA GCGGGCCAAGCAGCTCTCCTCGGTGCGGGAACACGGGGCCGATGGGGACACCAGCTCCATGGCTCCCCAGGAGGGAGAGGACCAG TTCCTGTCGCTGGATGACCTCCCTGACGCCCGCACTAACGTGGATCTGAGGAGTGACCTGGCTCCCCGT GAGATCCTCATCATCCCTCTCCTGCCCATGGCCCTTGTGGCACCTGATGAGGTGGAGAAGAATGTCAGCCCCCTGTACAG TTGTCAGGGGGAAGTCCTGGCCAGCCGGAAGGATTTCCGGATGAAtacctgcaccccccaccccagaggagCCTTCATGTTGGAGCTGATGGGCATACCCCCCACGGAGACGCTGCTGCCAAGGAACCAGGAGG AAGCTAAGAGGGCTGAGGAGCAGCCAATGGAAGTCTCTGTGTGCGGCCCAATCCCCGTGCTCAGTGTCTCCCCAGAGCCAG GTACCTCGCCAGAGGATCTGCTGCCTGCAGGTGgtggtgaggatgaggatgaagagGGGGCAGCAGAGCTCCCTGAGGCCATGGCCCCCGAGGtatcccaggagccccaggagccccggaGCCCACAGCAG AGTGCTGCCCAGCCCAGTGGGTGGGTGCTGCAGGAGCGACAGGAGCCAGCATCCCTGAAG gagaTTCCAGACCCCTGGCAGAGCCTGGATCCCTTTGACTCCCTGGACTCTAAGCCCTTCAAGAAAG GTAGGCCTTACTCCGTGCCCCCCCGTGTGGAGGAGGTTCCAGGACAGAAACGCAAGAGGAAGGGTGCCACCAAGCTGCAGGACTTTCACCAGTGGTACCTGGCTGCCT ACGCTGACCATGCCGACAGCAGGAGGCCCCGGCGGAAGGGCCCGTCTTTTGCAG ACATGGAGGTCCTGTACTGGAAGCATGTGAGGGAGCAGCTGGAGACTCTCCGGCGGCTGCAGAAGAGGGAG ATGGGTGAGCAGTGGCTGCCGAGGCCTGACGAGGGGCTATGGCCTGGGGACGATGACAACCTGGAGGATTCCCTGGAGGATCTGAGGACAGCAG ATGACTTTCTAGAACCTGAGGAGTATGCAGAGCCTCCTGAGGCTCAGCCCGGGGCCACTGCAGACCTGG CAGAGGCCATGTCAGCATCCCTGAGCTACGAGGAGCTGGTCCGAAGGAATGTG GAGCTCTTCATTGCCACTTCTCAGAAGTTCGTCCAGGAGACAGAGCTGAGCCAGCGCATCAGGGAATGGGAAGACACCATCCAGCCCCTGCTGCAGGAGCAG GAACAGCACGTGCCCTTTGACATCCATACCTATGGGGACCAGGTGGTCTCAAGGTTCAGCCAGCTCAACCAGTGGTGTCCCTTCGCGGAGCTAGTGGCTGGCCAGCCTGCCTTTGAGGTGTGCCGCTCCATGCTGGCCTCCCTGCAGCTG GCCAACGACTACACGGTGGAGATCACCCAGCAGCCGGGGCTGGAGGCGGCCGTGGACACCATGTCCCTGAGACTGCTCACGCACCAACGGGCCCACAAGCGCTTCCAGACCTACACTGCCCCCTCCATGGCCCAGCCCTGA
- the NCAPH2 gene encoding condensin-2 complex subunit H2 isoform X3, giving the protein MEDVEARFAHLLQPIRDLTKNWEVDVAAQLGEYLEELDQICISFDEGKTTMNFMEAALLIQGSACVYSKKVEYLYSLVYQALDFISGKKRAKQLSSVREHGADGDTSSMAPQEGEDQFLSLDDLPDARTNVDLRSDLAPREILIIPLLPMALVAPDEVEKNVSPLYSCQGEVLASRKDFRMNTCTPHPRGAFMLELMGIPPTETLLPRNQEAKRAEEQPMEVSVCGPIPVLSVSPEPGTSPEDLLPAGGGEDEDEEGAAELPEAMAPEVSQEPQEPRSPQQSAAQPSGWVLQERQEPASLKEIPDPWQSLDPFDSLDSKPFKKGRPYSVPPRVEEVPGQKRKRKGATKLQDFHQWYLAAYADHADSRRPRRKGPSFADMEVLYWKHVREQLETLRRLQKREMGEQWLPRPDEGLWPGDDDNLEDSLEDLRTAADDFLEPEEYAEPPEAQPGATADLEAEAMSASLSYEELVRRNVELFIATSQKFVQETELSQRIREWEDTIQPLLQEQEQHVPFDIHTYGDQVVSRFSQLNQWCPFAELVAGQPAFEVCRSMLASLQLANDYTVEITQQPGLEAAVDTMSLRLLTHQRAHKRFQTYTAPSMAQP; this is encoded by the exons ATGGAGGACGTGGAGGCGCGCTTCGCCCACCTGCTGCAGCCCATCCGCGACCTCACCAAGAACTGGGAGGTGGACGTGGCGGCCCAGCTGGGCGAGTATCTGGAGGAG CTGGACCAGATCTGCATTTCCTTTGATGAAGGGAAAACAACAATGAACTTCATGGAGGCAGCGCTGTTGATCCAGGGTTCTGCTTGTGTCTACAGTAAGAAG GTGGAGTACCTCTACTCGCTGGTCTACCAGGCTCTGGATTTCATCTCCGGCAAGAA GCGGGCCAAGCAGCTCTCCTCGGTGCGGGAACACGGGGCCGATGGGGACACCAGCTCCATGGCTCCCCAGGAGGGAGAGGACCAG TTCCTGTCGCTGGATGACCTCCCTGACGCCCGCACTAACGTGGATCTGAGGAGTGACCTGGCTCCCCGT GAGATCCTCATCATCCCTCTCCTGCCCATGGCCCTTGTGGCACCTGATGAGGTGGAGAAGAATGTCAGCCCCCTGTACAG TTGTCAGGGGGAAGTCCTGGCCAGCCGGAAGGATTTCCGGATGAAtacctgcaccccccaccccagaggagCCTTCATGTTGGAGCTGATGGGCATACCCCCCACGGAGACGCTGCTGCCAAGGAACCAGGAGG CTAAGAGGGCTGAGGAGCAGCCAATGGAAGTCTCTGTGTGCGGCCCAATCCCCGTGCTCAGTGTCTCCCCAGAGCCAG GTACCTCGCCAGAGGATCTGCTGCCTGCAGGTGgtggtgaggatgaggatgaagagGGGGCAGCAGAGCTCCCTGAGGCCATGGCCCCCGAGGtatcccaggagccccaggagccccggaGCCCACAGCAG AGTGCTGCCCAGCCCAGTGGGTGGGTGCTGCAGGAGCGACAGGAGCCAGCATCCCTGAAG gagaTTCCAGACCCCTGGCAGAGCCTGGATCCCTTTGACTCCCTGGACTCTAAGCCCTTCAAGAAAG GTAGGCCTTACTCCGTGCCCCCCCGTGTGGAGGAGGTTCCAGGACAGAAACGCAAGAGGAAGGGTGCCACCAAGCTGCAGGACTTTCACCAGTGGTACCTGGCTGCCT ACGCTGACCATGCCGACAGCAGGAGGCCCCGGCGGAAGGGCCCGTCTTTTGCAG ACATGGAGGTCCTGTACTGGAAGCATGTGAGGGAGCAGCTGGAGACTCTCCGGCGGCTGCAGAAGAGGGAG ATGGGTGAGCAGTGGCTGCCGAGGCCTGACGAGGGGCTATGGCCTGGGGACGATGACAACCTGGAGGATTCCCTGGAGGATCTGAGGACAGCAG CAGATGACTTTCTAGAACCTGAGGAGTATGCAGAGCCTCCTGAGGCTCAGCCCGGGGCCACTGCAGACCTGG AAGCAGAGGCCATGTCAGCATCCCTGAGCTACGAGGAGCTGGTCCGAAGGAATGTG GAGCTCTTCATTGCCACTTCTCAGAAGTTCGTCCAGGAGACAGAGCTGAGCCAGCGCATCAGGGAATGGGAAGACACCATCCAGCCCCTGCTGCAGGAGCAG GAACAGCACGTGCCCTTTGACATCCATACCTATGGGGACCAGGTGGTCTCAAGGTTCAGCCAGCTCAACCAGTGGTGTCCCTTCGCGGAGCTAGTGGCTGGCCAGCCTGCCTTTGAGGTGTGCCGCTCCATGCTGGCCTCCCTGCAGCTG GCCAACGACTACACGGTGGAGATCACCCAGCAGCCGGGGCTGGAGGCGGCCGTGGACACCATGTCCCTGAGACTGCTCACGCACCAACGGGCCCACAAGCGCTTCCAGACCTACACTGCCCCCTCCATGGCCCAGCCCTGA
- the NCAPH2 gene encoding condensin-2 complex subunit H2 isoform X2 gives MEDVEARFAHLLQPIRDLTKNWEVDVAAQLGEYLEELDQICISFDEGKTTMNFMEAALLIQGSACVYSKKVEYLYSLVYQALDFISGKKRAKQLSSVREHGADGDTSSMAPQEGEDQFLSLDDLPDARTNVDLRSDLAPREILIIPLLPMALVAPDEVEKNVSPLYSCQGEVLASRKDFRMNTCTPHPRGAFMLELMGIPPTETLLPRNQEEAKRAEEQPMEVSVCGPIPVLSVSPEPGTSPEDLLPAGGGEDEDEEGAAELPEAMAPEVSQEPQEPRSPQQSAAQPSGWVLQERQEPASLKEIPDPWQSLDPFDSLDSKPFKKGRPYSVPPRVEEVPGQKRKRKGATKLQDFHQWYLAAYADHADSRRPRRKGPSFADMEVLYWKHVREQLETLRRLQKREMGEQWLPRPDEGLWPGDDDNLEDSLEDLRTADDFLEPEEYAEPPEAQPGATADLEAEAMSASLSYEELVRRNVELFIATSQKFVQETELSQRIREWEDTIQPLLQEQEQHVPFDIHTYGDQVVSRFSQLNQWCPFAELVAGQPAFEVCRSMLASLQLANDYTVEITQQPGLEAAVDTMSLRLLTHQRAHKRFQTYTAPSMAQP, from the exons ATGGAGGACGTGGAGGCGCGCTTCGCCCACCTGCTGCAGCCCATCCGCGACCTCACCAAGAACTGGGAGGTGGACGTGGCGGCCCAGCTGGGCGAGTATCTGGAGGAG CTGGACCAGATCTGCATTTCCTTTGATGAAGGGAAAACAACAATGAACTTCATGGAGGCAGCGCTGTTGATCCAGGGTTCTGCTTGTGTCTACAGTAAGAAG GTGGAGTACCTCTACTCGCTGGTCTACCAGGCTCTGGATTTCATCTCCGGCAAGAA GCGGGCCAAGCAGCTCTCCTCGGTGCGGGAACACGGGGCCGATGGGGACACCAGCTCCATGGCTCCCCAGGAGGGAGAGGACCAG TTCCTGTCGCTGGATGACCTCCCTGACGCCCGCACTAACGTGGATCTGAGGAGTGACCTGGCTCCCCGT GAGATCCTCATCATCCCTCTCCTGCCCATGGCCCTTGTGGCACCTGATGAGGTGGAGAAGAATGTCAGCCCCCTGTACAG TTGTCAGGGGGAAGTCCTGGCCAGCCGGAAGGATTTCCGGATGAAtacctgcaccccccaccccagaggagCCTTCATGTTGGAGCTGATGGGCATACCCCCCACGGAGACGCTGCTGCCAAGGAACCAGGAGG AAGCTAAGAGGGCTGAGGAGCAGCCAATGGAAGTCTCTGTGTGCGGCCCAATCCCCGTGCTCAGTGTCTCCCCAGAGCCAG GTACCTCGCCAGAGGATCTGCTGCCTGCAGGTGgtggtgaggatgaggatgaagagGGGGCAGCAGAGCTCCCTGAGGCCATGGCCCCCGAGGtatcccaggagccccaggagccccggaGCCCACAGCAG AGTGCTGCCCAGCCCAGTGGGTGGGTGCTGCAGGAGCGACAGGAGCCAGCATCCCTGAAG gagaTTCCAGACCCCTGGCAGAGCCTGGATCCCTTTGACTCCCTGGACTCTAAGCCCTTCAAGAAAG GTAGGCCTTACTCCGTGCCCCCCCGTGTGGAGGAGGTTCCAGGACAGAAACGCAAGAGGAAGGGTGCCACCAAGCTGCAGGACTTTCACCAGTGGTACCTGGCTGCCT ACGCTGACCATGCCGACAGCAGGAGGCCCCGGCGGAAGGGCCCGTCTTTTGCAG ACATGGAGGTCCTGTACTGGAAGCATGTGAGGGAGCAGCTGGAGACTCTCCGGCGGCTGCAGAAGAGGGAG ATGGGTGAGCAGTGGCTGCCGAGGCCTGACGAGGGGCTATGGCCTGGGGACGATGACAACCTGGAGGATTCCCTGGAGGATCTGAGGACAGCAG ATGACTTTCTAGAACCTGAGGAGTATGCAGAGCCTCCTGAGGCTCAGCCCGGGGCCACTGCAGACCTGG AAGCAGAGGCCATGTCAGCATCCCTGAGCTACGAGGAGCTGGTCCGAAGGAATGTG GAGCTCTTCATTGCCACTTCTCAGAAGTTCGTCCAGGAGACAGAGCTGAGCCAGCGCATCAGGGAATGGGAAGACACCATCCAGCCCCTGCTGCAGGAGCAG GAACAGCACGTGCCCTTTGACATCCATACCTATGGGGACCAGGTGGTCTCAAGGTTCAGCCAGCTCAACCAGTGGTGTCCCTTCGCGGAGCTAGTGGCTGGCCAGCCTGCCTTTGAGGTGTGCCGCTCCATGCTGGCCTCCCTGCAGCTG GCCAACGACTACACGGTGGAGATCACCCAGCAGCCGGGGCTGGAGGCGGCCGTGGACACCATGTCCCTGAGACTGCTCACGCACCAACGGGCCCACAAGCGCTTCCAGACCTACACTGCCCCCTCCATGGCCCAGCCCTGA
- the NCAPH2 gene encoding condensin-2 complex subunit H2 isoform X4: MEDVEARFAHLLQPIRDLTKNWEVDVAAQLGEYLEELDQICISFDEGKTTMNFMEAALLIQGSACVYSKKVEYLYSLVYQALDFISGKKRAKQLSSVREHGADGDTSSMAPQEGEDQFLSLDDLPDARTNVDLRSDLAPREILIIPLLPMALVAPDEVEKNVSPLYSCQGEVLASRKDFRMNTCTPHPRGAFMLELMGIPPTETLLPRNQEEAKRAEEQPMEVSVCGPIPVLSVSPEPGTSPEDLLPAGGGEDEDEEGAAELPEAMAPEVSQEPQEPRSPQQSAAQPSGWVLQERQEPASLKEIPDPWQSLDPFDSLDSKPFKKGRPYSVPPRVEEVPGQKRKRKGATKLQDFHQWYLAAYADHADSRRPRRKGPSFADMEVLYWKHVREQLETLRRLQKREMGEQWLPRPDEGLWPGDDDNLEDSLEDLRTAADDFLEPEEYAEPPEAQPGATADLAEAMSASLSYEELVRRNVELFIATSQKFVQETELSQRIREWEDTIQPLLQEQEQHVPFDIHTYGDQVVSRFSQLNQWCPFAELVAGQPAFEVCRSMLASLQLANDYTVEITQQPGLEAAVDTMSLRLLTHQRAHKRFQTYTAPSMAQP; this comes from the exons ATGGAGGACGTGGAGGCGCGCTTCGCCCACCTGCTGCAGCCCATCCGCGACCTCACCAAGAACTGGGAGGTGGACGTGGCGGCCCAGCTGGGCGAGTATCTGGAGGAG CTGGACCAGATCTGCATTTCCTTTGATGAAGGGAAAACAACAATGAACTTCATGGAGGCAGCGCTGTTGATCCAGGGTTCTGCTTGTGTCTACAGTAAGAAG GTGGAGTACCTCTACTCGCTGGTCTACCAGGCTCTGGATTTCATCTCCGGCAAGAA GCGGGCCAAGCAGCTCTCCTCGGTGCGGGAACACGGGGCCGATGGGGACACCAGCTCCATGGCTCCCCAGGAGGGAGAGGACCAG TTCCTGTCGCTGGATGACCTCCCTGACGCCCGCACTAACGTGGATCTGAGGAGTGACCTGGCTCCCCGT GAGATCCTCATCATCCCTCTCCTGCCCATGGCCCTTGTGGCACCTGATGAGGTGGAGAAGAATGTCAGCCCCCTGTACAG TTGTCAGGGGGAAGTCCTGGCCAGCCGGAAGGATTTCCGGATGAAtacctgcaccccccaccccagaggagCCTTCATGTTGGAGCTGATGGGCATACCCCCCACGGAGACGCTGCTGCCAAGGAACCAGGAGG AAGCTAAGAGGGCTGAGGAGCAGCCAATGGAAGTCTCTGTGTGCGGCCCAATCCCCGTGCTCAGTGTCTCCCCAGAGCCAG GTACCTCGCCAGAGGATCTGCTGCCTGCAGGTGgtggtgaggatgaggatgaagagGGGGCAGCAGAGCTCCCTGAGGCCATGGCCCCCGAGGtatcccaggagccccaggagccccggaGCCCACAGCAG AGTGCTGCCCAGCCCAGTGGGTGGGTGCTGCAGGAGCGACAGGAGCCAGCATCCCTGAAG gagaTTCCAGACCCCTGGCAGAGCCTGGATCCCTTTGACTCCCTGGACTCTAAGCCCTTCAAGAAAG GTAGGCCTTACTCCGTGCCCCCCCGTGTGGAGGAGGTTCCAGGACAGAAACGCAAGAGGAAGGGTGCCACCAAGCTGCAGGACTTTCACCAGTGGTACCTGGCTGCCT ACGCTGACCATGCCGACAGCAGGAGGCCCCGGCGGAAGGGCCCGTCTTTTGCAG ACATGGAGGTCCTGTACTGGAAGCATGTGAGGGAGCAGCTGGAGACTCTCCGGCGGCTGCAGAAGAGGGAG ATGGGTGAGCAGTGGCTGCCGAGGCCTGACGAGGGGCTATGGCCTGGGGACGATGACAACCTGGAGGATTCCCTGGAGGATCTGAGGACAGCAG CAGATGACTTTCTAGAACCTGAGGAGTATGCAGAGCCTCCTGAGGCTCAGCCCGGGGCCACTGCAGACCTGG CAGAGGCCATGTCAGCATCCCTGAGCTACGAGGAGCTGGTCCGAAGGAATGTG GAGCTCTTCATTGCCACTTCTCAGAAGTTCGTCCAGGAGACAGAGCTGAGCCAGCGCATCAGGGAATGGGAAGACACCATCCAGCCCCTGCTGCAGGAGCAG GAACAGCACGTGCCCTTTGACATCCATACCTATGGGGACCAGGTGGTCTCAAGGTTCAGCCAGCTCAACCAGTGGTGTCCCTTCGCGGAGCTAGTGGCTGGCCAGCCTGCCTTTGAGGTGTGCCGCTCCATGCTGGCCTCCCTGCAGCTG GCCAACGACTACACGGTGGAGATCACCCAGCAGCCGGGGCTGGAGGCGGCCGTGGACACCATGTCCCTGAGACTGCTCACGCACCAACGGGCCCACAAGCGCTTCCAGACCTACACTGCCCCCTCCATGGCCCAGCCCTGA
- the NCAPH2 gene encoding condensin-2 complex subunit H2 isoform X6: MNFMEAALLIQGSACVYSKKVEYLYSLVYQALDFISGKKRAKQLSSVREHGADGDTSSMAPQEGEDQFLSLDDLPDARTNVDLRSDLAPREILIIPLLPMALVAPDEVEKNVSPLYSCQGEVLASRKDFRMNTCTPHPRGAFMLELMGIPPTETLLPRNQEEAKRAEEQPMEVSVCGPIPVLSVSPEPGTSPEDLLPAGGGEDEDEEGAAELPEAMAPEVSQEPQEPRSPQQSAAQPSGWVLQERQEPASLKEIPDPWQSLDPFDSLDSKPFKKGRPYSVPPRVEEVPGQKRKRKGATKLQDFHQWYLAAYADHADSRRPRRKGPSFADMEVLYWKHVREQLETLRRLQKREMGEQWLPRPDEGLWPGDDDNLEDSLEDLRTAADDFLEPEEYAEPPEAQPGATADLEAEAMSASLSYEELVRRNVELFIATSQKFVQETELSQRIREWEDTIQPLLQEQEQHVPFDIHTYGDQVVSRFSQLNQWCPFAELVAGQPAFEVCRSMLASLQLANDYTVEITQQPGLEAAVDTMSLRLLTHQRAHKRFQTYTAPSMAQP, encoded by the exons ATGAACTTCATGGAGGCAGCGCTGTTGATCCAGGGTTCTGCTTGTGTCTACAGTAAGAAG GTGGAGTACCTCTACTCGCTGGTCTACCAGGCTCTGGATTTCATCTCCGGCAAGAA GCGGGCCAAGCAGCTCTCCTCGGTGCGGGAACACGGGGCCGATGGGGACACCAGCTCCATGGCTCCCCAGGAGGGAGAGGACCAG TTCCTGTCGCTGGATGACCTCCCTGACGCCCGCACTAACGTGGATCTGAGGAGTGACCTGGCTCCCCGT GAGATCCTCATCATCCCTCTCCTGCCCATGGCCCTTGTGGCACCTGATGAGGTGGAGAAGAATGTCAGCCCCCTGTACAG TTGTCAGGGGGAAGTCCTGGCCAGCCGGAAGGATTTCCGGATGAAtacctgcaccccccaccccagaggagCCTTCATGTTGGAGCTGATGGGCATACCCCCCACGGAGACGCTGCTGCCAAGGAACCAGGAGG AAGCTAAGAGGGCTGAGGAGCAGCCAATGGAAGTCTCTGTGTGCGGCCCAATCCCCGTGCTCAGTGTCTCCCCAGAGCCAG GTACCTCGCCAGAGGATCTGCTGCCTGCAGGTGgtggtgaggatgaggatgaagagGGGGCAGCAGAGCTCCCTGAGGCCATGGCCCCCGAGGtatcccaggagccccaggagccccggaGCCCACAGCAG AGTGCTGCCCAGCCCAGTGGGTGGGTGCTGCAGGAGCGACAGGAGCCAGCATCCCTGAAG gagaTTCCAGACCCCTGGCAGAGCCTGGATCCCTTTGACTCCCTGGACTCTAAGCCCTTCAAGAAAG GTAGGCCTTACTCCGTGCCCCCCCGTGTGGAGGAGGTTCCAGGACAGAAACGCAAGAGGAAGGGTGCCACCAAGCTGCAGGACTTTCACCAGTGGTACCTGGCTGCCT ACGCTGACCATGCCGACAGCAGGAGGCCCCGGCGGAAGGGCCCGTCTTTTGCAG ACATGGAGGTCCTGTACTGGAAGCATGTGAGGGAGCAGCTGGAGACTCTCCGGCGGCTGCAGAAGAGGGAG ATGGGTGAGCAGTGGCTGCCGAGGCCTGACGAGGGGCTATGGCCTGGGGACGATGACAACCTGGAGGATTCCCTGGAGGATCTGAGGACAGCAG CAGATGACTTTCTAGAACCTGAGGAGTATGCAGAGCCTCCTGAGGCTCAGCCCGGGGCCACTGCAGACCTGG AAGCAGAGGCCATGTCAGCATCCCTGAGCTACGAGGAGCTGGTCCGAAGGAATGTG GAGCTCTTCATTGCCACTTCTCAGAAGTTCGTCCAGGAGACAGAGCTGAGCCAGCGCATCAGGGAATGGGAAGACACCATCCAGCCCCTGCTGCAGGAGCAG GAACAGCACGTGCCCTTTGACATCCATACCTATGGGGACCAGGTGGTCTCAAGGTTCAGCCAGCTCAACCAGTGGTGTCCCTTCGCGGAGCTAGTGGCTGGCCAGCCTGCCTTTGAGGTGTGCCGCTCCATGCTGGCCTCCCTGCAGCTG GCCAACGACTACACGGTGGAGATCACCCAGCAGCCGGGGCTGGAGGCGGCCGTGGACACCATGTCCCTGAGACTGCTCACGCACCAACGGGCCCACAAGCGCTTCCAGACCTACACTGCCCCCTCCATGGCCCAGCCCTGA
- the NCAPH2 gene encoding condensin-2 complex subunit H2 isoform X1 translates to MEDVEARFAHLLQPIRDLTKNWEVDVAAQLGEYLEELDQICISFDEGKTTMNFMEAALLIQGSACVYSKKVEYLYSLVYQALDFISGKKRAKQLSSVREHGADGDTSSMAPQEGEDQFLSLDDLPDARTNVDLRSDLAPREILIIPLLPMALVAPDEVEKNVSPLYSCQGEVLASRKDFRMNTCTPHPRGAFMLELMGIPPTETLLPRNQEEAKRAEEQPMEVSVCGPIPVLSVSPEPGTSPEDLLPAGGGEDEDEEGAAELPEAMAPEVSQEPQEPRSPQQSAAQPSGWVLQERQEPASLKEIPDPWQSLDPFDSLDSKPFKKGRPYSVPPRVEEVPGQKRKRKGATKLQDFHQWYLAAYADHADSRRPRRKGPSFADMEVLYWKHVREQLETLRRLQKREMGEQWLPRPDEGLWPGDDDNLEDSLEDLRTAADDFLEPEEYAEPPEAQPGATADLEAEAMSASLSYEELVRRNVELFIATSQKFVQETELSQRIREWEDTIQPLLQEQEQHVPFDIHTYGDQVVSRFSQLNQWCPFAELVAGQPAFEVCRSMLASLQLANDYTVEITQQPGLEAAVDTMSLRLLTHQRAHKRFQTYTAPSMAQP, encoded by the exons ATGGAGGACGTGGAGGCGCGCTTCGCCCACCTGCTGCAGCCCATCCGCGACCTCACCAAGAACTGGGAGGTGGACGTGGCGGCCCAGCTGGGCGAGTATCTGGAGGAG CTGGACCAGATCTGCATTTCCTTTGATGAAGGGAAAACAACAATGAACTTCATGGAGGCAGCGCTGTTGATCCAGGGTTCTGCTTGTGTCTACAGTAAGAAG GTGGAGTACCTCTACTCGCTGGTCTACCAGGCTCTGGATTTCATCTCCGGCAAGAA GCGGGCCAAGCAGCTCTCCTCGGTGCGGGAACACGGGGCCGATGGGGACACCAGCTCCATGGCTCCCCAGGAGGGAGAGGACCAG TTCCTGTCGCTGGATGACCTCCCTGACGCCCGCACTAACGTGGATCTGAGGAGTGACCTGGCTCCCCGT GAGATCCTCATCATCCCTCTCCTGCCCATGGCCCTTGTGGCACCTGATGAGGTGGAGAAGAATGTCAGCCCCCTGTACAG TTGTCAGGGGGAAGTCCTGGCCAGCCGGAAGGATTTCCGGATGAAtacctgcaccccccaccccagaggagCCTTCATGTTGGAGCTGATGGGCATACCCCCCACGGAGACGCTGCTGCCAAGGAACCAGGAGG AAGCTAAGAGGGCTGAGGAGCAGCCAATGGAAGTCTCTGTGTGCGGCCCAATCCCCGTGCTCAGTGTCTCCCCAGAGCCAG GTACCTCGCCAGAGGATCTGCTGCCTGCAGGTGgtggtgaggatgaggatgaagagGGGGCAGCAGAGCTCCCTGAGGCCATGGCCCCCGAGGtatcccaggagccccaggagccccggaGCCCACAGCAG AGTGCTGCCCAGCCCAGTGGGTGGGTGCTGCAGGAGCGACAGGAGCCAGCATCCCTGAAG gagaTTCCAGACCCCTGGCAGAGCCTGGATCCCTTTGACTCCCTGGACTCTAAGCCCTTCAAGAAAG GTAGGCCTTACTCCGTGCCCCCCCGTGTGGAGGAGGTTCCAGGACAGAAACGCAAGAGGAAGGGTGCCACCAAGCTGCAGGACTTTCACCAGTGGTACCTGGCTGCCT ACGCTGACCATGCCGACAGCAGGAGGCCCCGGCGGAAGGGCCCGTCTTTTGCAG ACATGGAGGTCCTGTACTGGAAGCATGTGAGGGAGCAGCTGGAGACTCTCCGGCGGCTGCAGAAGAGGGAG ATGGGTGAGCAGTGGCTGCCGAGGCCTGACGAGGGGCTATGGCCTGGGGACGATGACAACCTGGAGGATTCCCTGGAGGATCTGAGGACAGCAG CAGATGACTTTCTAGAACCTGAGGAGTATGCAGAGCCTCCTGAGGCTCAGCCCGGGGCCACTGCAGACCTGG AAGCAGAGGCCATGTCAGCATCCCTGAGCTACGAGGAGCTGGTCCGAAGGAATGTG GAGCTCTTCATTGCCACTTCTCAGAAGTTCGTCCAGGAGACAGAGCTGAGCCAGCGCATCAGGGAATGGGAAGACACCATCCAGCCCCTGCTGCAGGAGCAG GAACAGCACGTGCCCTTTGACATCCATACCTATGGGGACCAGGTGGTCTCAAGGTTCAGCCAGCTCAACCAGTGGTGTCCCTTCGCGGAGCTAGTGGCTGGCCAGCCTGCCTTTGAGGTGTGCCGCTCCATGCTGGCCTCCCTGCAGCTG GCCAACGACTACACGGTGGAGATCACCCAGCAGCCGGGGCTGGAGGCGGCCGTGGACACCATGTCCCTGAGACTGCTCACGCACCAACGGGCCCACAAGCGCTTCCAGACCTACACTGCCCCCTCCATGGCCCAGCCCTGA